The DNA sequence CGTGCCGTAATCAAAATGTCAATTTTGTCTAATCTGCAAAACAGTTGAGTTGGGGTTGACAATTGCCAATTTCATAGGATTAGGGGCAAATAAACCACTTCCTCTCTAGATAGAACTACTTGTTCCTGGTATGGATCTTCTGATTCGCAGGGTCTCGGCTTTGCTATGCAAGATCTTCAAGGGAGGAGAGATACATGGCATGGATAATTCGCAAATTCGTCCCTCCATCCGTGAGGAACTAGAGATTCAACTTTCAAGTCATGAGAAATTCACTAATAGTTGGCAACGAAAGCttcaatttattttgcataGATGTAATCAAAATCACGCTCCATGCCGTGAAAGGTCGATCTTCCGGGGACTTGACAACACAAGTTAGGACGATTGCAGGAATTTCAAAAACTTCATCCTAGTTTTCGAAGCATTGAGGATTCAACTGTTCTCTGTATAAAATGTTCAAGAATCTTTAGTGTGATTTATGATGTTCACACACTACTCGTGGTATAAAATATCATCTTTGTGGTATaccctacctttttctttttctttctccttctacCGGTCGCCAAGCCTCAGCAATGGCATGGCCCACACcagtcaaaaaaattgaaaaaagccagccaggaaaaaaaaaaaaaaaaaacagccggccagaaaaatttaaaaatatataaaaataaaaaaaatgcaaaaaaatcatccacgttAACATGGGCCGTATCACGTAAGATTTCCAGCGTTCACGTCGGTTATTaccgatcaaaattggcatGAATGACTATACTAATAAATCGCTAAAAAGGTCTCGGGATTaaattagacaaattaaaagatttaggacttttttttttaataattatccaAACAAGCCACGCAATTGACTATTACTGCCGAATGCACCTTACTCACTTTAAGTGCTAAAACCAAAACTAGAAATTCAACTCCAATGAAGATTTGTGGTTGTTTCATACGATGGATCATCCAAAATCCCAATTTAAATTTGGAATGTCTATTTAGATAGGATATTTTTCACCCAACGCCACAAAAGATACAGCTAAAAACATTCGATTTTGTAGACTAATTACTCTAACACGCATGTATTAGCATGGGACGAGATGGGGAAGAGTGACACAAACAAACTTAAGTAACTCTATGGTGGGAATCTGCGAGCCGCACGAAAGGTCTCTGGCGCATGGGCCATTTGTAGCTGGGGCAGTTTATTAACTTGTTCATTAACACGTGCTCTCCCTCTCCTGGCAATGTCGTGTGATTGATTGCAAATGTCGATATGCCAACCTAGACCTAGCTACTCCAATTTGGTAGTCTGTCGAATATTCTATTGATGGTATCGTCATTACTCGACCCAGATTGGATCTCATGTTTCGATTCAAATACACATACATACGTAACCAACCTTTCTCTTTGCTTAGCacaaggagagagaaaacaacTCACAAGTCACAACCATCCATCCTGAGTCCTGACGATTTCATCATGGCTATCCTTTTGGAGAAGGTCAAAGGGCGGGTCACTGCCTCCCACccatcatttttcgaaaatacgCTCAGAAGGACATATTTTTTCGCACATACTTTTCCATATGGTTCTTTCAGAAATGTCCGAGGTCTCTTTTCTGCAAACGTGATTGACTTTCCTGACTTTTTCTACTAGGAATTGCGTTTGCCGTGTCAAACAAAGCTCCCTTCGAGAAAACATACATGTCCTCTTCATTATCTAATATTTTGTAAATATCATTCAAATGCTGTTAAACAAAACCCCATATTAAAATGACTGAAAATTCTCCCTTGCAGGCTCATTCTAGCGTGCGCTTGGAAggttatatttttttaactggGTTTTGGGTGATCCGAGTTAGCATAATTGATGCGAAGGAAATGAATAATGAGGGAAAGGGTAGGGAAGTTGGCTGGGTCTTATTCTTTACTTAGTCCTTTTCCTTTCCACTGTTAATTTGCACGCTTGACCTCTTCCCATTTCTGCCAGGTCGTTCGAGTTCTGGAGTGTAAACGTGTAACAATCCGGGTGAGAGTAGATAATGAGATGATTAACCAAACCAAACCCAACCCCACGTCATGAACGGTCCCCCCACCCGCAGTTGTTTTTCTGTGGAGTGAAACTGAAAATGACCGTGCAGACGAATAATtatattttgcatatttgtcGTGTATCTATGGAGGGTAGTTGAGGAATAGTCTCCGACGGAGTCGTTATATGATAACCCTTTGGGCCTATAAATACTGGCTCATCGTCAATCGAACAGCTCCATCCCCTTCCTTCTTCTCCGCCGCTCTGTCTACGAAAGTACATAAAATGGGGGAAGTTGCGGGTGCAGGCGGAGAGTTCGCGGTGAAGTTGGGCAAGAAAGAAGTGGTGGCGGCAGCACTGCCCATGCAAGAGCATTGGCTGCCCCTCTCCAACCTCGACTTGCTCTTGCCTCCGCTTGACGTAGGCGTCTTCTTCTGCTACACCaaccccaccaccaccgcctcACAGAGGCTGGGATATGGGTCCTTGGTCGCTATTCTGAAAGCCGCCTTGGCCCAAGCTCTGGTCTCCTACTATGCTCTCGCCGGAGAGGTGGTCCAGAACTCGGTTGGGGAGCCTGAGCTCCTGTGCAACAATCGTGGGGTGGACTTCCTCGAAGCTTTCGCGGACTTAGAACTCTGCCATCTCAACCTGTACAATCCCGACGAAACCATCGAAGGGAAACTGGTTCCTACAAAGAAGCAAGGCGTGCTTGCTGTTCAGGTATAGATATTAGATACAGCCGTACTATATACCCTTTTTCCATCTCAAGAGATCAAATCACTGTATATGCGCCCATCTAAGTCTATCCGTCGTATTCTCCGACTAGGTATAGGCGTTTAATATAATCTATTTGTTTACATCACTACGTATGCCGATTTGACCGATCAATTTGAATAccattaaccatttttcagaaAGAAGAATGATGTTTGGACTTATATCACGCGTAACATCATCATCTGTGATAACATGCATCAATGATTTCTCATACAAAACATAACAACGTAGAAAGATTTATTGCTAGAtgttcaaaggaaaaaagaatctCACACTTCGCACGAGTTTCTCTAGTTTATTTATGTGATCATTGAGATTATACATTGGCCCATTGCCTCCATGACAGTAGCAAGATACATGAGTGATAATACTGTAGCGAAGGAGgagattgtcatttttttttaattatggaCGGAATGGAAAAGTCTTGCGAGGGTGGACCTCAGAATTGATCGTTAATTTGTACAGACCGTGATGTTATGGAGTGGGTTCTCACTTGACAGTGCCCTCGAGCATGAAAGATTCACACTTGTGTGGAATAGGTGGGATCTCTCTTTCACCATCAACTTCATGGGAAACATGCTAAAACTCTTAAGGAATCTCTCCTCTCTAGTGTTAATCTTGTAGAAGTCTATATGACAAAGTCATCTCAATTTTCGAAGCGATTAGTTCAATAAAATGGAGGATTAAAACATAGTTCAGTTGTTGAAATAATATTGTTCCAAATGGTATAATTTCAAGTTCGTTTCCACCATTAATCATTTACCCTTGTTGGGACACACATGGAGTCACTTACTGAAATAATATTGTTCCAAATGGTTAATATGTCATGTGATGTCAAGTATATGTAGAACTTACATTAAATCTCACCGaggcataaattttttttataccgtCTCCGCACTAGGATTGGTTTTGTCCGTTAAGACATTAAGTATTTTATTTGATGGAACACATTCAGGCGACGGAGCTGAAGTGCGGGGGGATAGTGGTGTCGTGTACGTTTGACCATCGGATAGCTGACGCCTACTCGGCCAACATGTTCATGGTGTTTTGGGCAGACACGGCTCGGTCCGCTGCCCCCATCTCCCTCCGTCCTTCCTTCCGCCGCTCTCTTCTCAACCCTAGGCGTCCGCTCTGCGTTGACCCTTCTCTAGACAGCATGTACATCCCAGTATCCGCGTTGCCCCCACCTCCCAAGCACAAGCAGCAGGCAGATGAGGAAGGCGAGACGACCACGACATCGAGGGACGATGATCGTCTGGTAAGCCGCATGTACTATGTGACTGCTGCCAAGCTAAGTGAATTGCAGCAGAGGGCCTGCTCCAATGGAAGCAAGAGGTCTAAGTTGGAATCGTTCAGCGCTTTCCTTTGGAAGATGGTGGCGGAATCCTCCTTGGTTGCCAATAATGATGACAACAAGACGATGTCGAGGATGGGGATCGTCGTGGACGGCAGGTGTAGGTTGATGAGCCAGGGCATGGACGACAAGCGCACACCCATGGCGTCCTACTTTGGGAACGTACTGTCGATACCATTTGGAGAGAAGAGGGTGATGGAGGTGGTGGAGAAGCCATTGAGCTGGGTAGCGGAGACGGTGAACGAGTTTGTGGAGAAGGCGGCAACTAAGGAGCACTTCCTGGGCCTGATAGACTGGGTGGAAGAGCACCGGCCAGTGCCAGCGGTGGCAAGGATATACTGCAAGCCCGggagcgaggaggaggagaaggaggaaggGTCAACGGCGTTCGTGGTGTCTTCGGGACAGAGGTTCCCGGTGACGGAGATGGACTTCGGGTGGGGGAAGCCAGTGCTGGGGTCCTACCACTTCCCGTGGGGAGGGGAAGCCGGGTACGTGATGCCCATGCCCAGCCCGCTCGCCAACGGGGACTGGGTGGTGTACCTCCACCTTTTCGCGTCTCAGGTGGCCTTCATTGAGTCCCACGCTCCCACCGTCTTCAGGCCCTTGACCCCCCATTATCTTAACctcctttgattttttctttttctccttcgtCGTCCGTCTGTATGTACCTCTCACGAGCCTCGTCGACCCTGTCGGTTGTCGCTGTCTGTCCTATTTCCTTGATTAAAATCTTATGTTCCTcgtgtatttttcttttcctccatcCATCTTACTGGGTCACTCCTTATGATTTGATCAATCCTAGGCATATGTCCACTTTCTAATTCTAAGGCAACTCGCTTGCTCACTGTCTTCTTAGGCTGGCATTTCGAATCGGACATTCTAATGGGGACATTTTATGTCACATAAGCCATGCACCACAAGCCAATTACAAACACATATACAAACTATATAACTTGTGCACCATATAAAATTTTGATCAGTAGTTACTAGCGTGATCACGGATgaagagaggagggagggggaACAAGATATAAAATTGTATTGGAAACACGAAGTTATTCATTAAGGATGCCAGCCCATAACCATCCGATAATCAAACAAGAACAGCAGCTtgattttgatggagaagtAGAACCAATGGCCATGATCGAGAACTTTTGTCTCGGAGGAGTGCAGAAGAGGAATATATTTTAGCTGTCATAGGCACTATCTCTATTGGATGACATCGAACTCATGTGAGATCCACTTAACTCGTAAGCCGGGCTTACCCAACGATTGCTGACAAAAGAGAGCCTCTTGTGCGAAGTGGCGTCTCAATTGGAAGCGTCCTTTGATTCTTTTGCATACGGGTACTATTCTTTCGATGGTCCCCCTTTCCAcgtttttggtgttttctcttttgtctttgtTCTCTTTTATGAATGTGACTTGTGTTAtagtctaattttttttttgtccaatgaAAAACTCCTAACTTTAGGTCATGTCCTAATTTTACCATGCAGTCCCAATTTCGTACTAACATTtgtacattctcataaaaaatcacaaactttaacTTAAGCCACAAATCTGCCCCAATTAACACTCTATCTAAAATTTCTCATTGACAATCGAGAAACGAAAAACTTCCAAGTATGAGCTACTCGAACGTGTCGAGCACGGAACTCTCTTATTGCGAGAGATTGAAGATCGAGCTCAAAATCCCTAATGGCGATTTTGACGGAGAATTAATGGAGGCAGATTTAGGATTCAAGTAAAAGTTGATAATCTTTTataaggcaaaaaaaattagagtaggCCTAAAACTGGaactaaagttgagggtttttttatgagaaaaaagaCCTTAGGATACAATTGATATTGTCTCTAAAGtaaaggattttttatgagacaaaaaaaaaagagtataatagagactagacctaaagttgagggtctTTTAAAGgacacaaaaaagtttaggataaaattggcaCTGCAtctaaagttggagattttttatgagacaaggTAAAATTTGGACATAAGCTAAAGCCGGAagtttttagggtattaggaCTTTTATTCTTTAGAGAACACAAAATTACCTTTcgttgaaaattttttggatgGGCTTGTTGAAGTAACCACAAGACGCGGTCTACCTTCATCTATTTACTTAAttatttcatcgcaaattctaaTCAGCTAAAAAATCTTAAAGTTTGCAAATGAATTGTGCCTCCTTTCCGAGTCTATAATTTCCTGCACAAAGATGTTCaccaaatattttcttggatGTTCACCCAGTGGATGACTTCTTGTGTTGGAGTGAAACCTTTGTACAAGGAGATGTACTTGAAACGATTGAGAGACTTGAGAATTTTCTGTATATTTCATTGAGTATCAATGCAAAAGTGCATGAGTCTATTTATAAGCTTTACAAGACGACTATCTAGAGTCTAGAACATTACAATACCAATTACACTCAATCAGGAAAATTTCCGGATATCCTAAATATCACTAACATTCCCTCAAACTCCAGGTGacataaaaaaagtcaattgcAATTTAgagaaaagattttaaaaaggCCCGAGGGAATGTGCCTTTGTCAAGACACCATCAATCATATCAACAGCTAAAAATGAAAACGAGTTGTGCCATGCCATGAAGCACATGAGATTATAGAAAATAACACAACGTTACAATATGAATTACAATCAATCAAGAACATATCCAGAATATCGCTAAGGCGGGCAATGACTAATGTTCACGACCTACCACGATTGACATCAAGGCTTGGAAGCATTTGTTCAATTGGGTCACAGTACTCCGTCCATTCGGAAAGAAAGAAGCTAACACATCAATTGAGAGTTGACATCGACGGCATCCTATGTGGACTGCTCTTCCGCGGAAGCATATTGCAGCCCAGTAACAGTTGAAGATGTTAACATAGAGAGTTTTAGAGGAAAAAACGGTACTCCTCAATTTTCCGTATATTTTCCTCTATATTTGTTATAAtgacctatatatatatatatcagaggAAGGAAAGACTTCTAAAAAGGCATAACCTCTAATTTAGCTAATTACAACTCATACACATATTTTACAGCTCATTCCCACGTAAGAATGTATTTTCACGATGACAATCTTTAATATGCACGAGAGATCTGATAGCTTTGAACATCAAGATAACCAAATTATAAAATACCCGGTGTATAATGTAGGTTAGATAATTCAATCTTGGTGGGGACAGTGCGGGACGTCATAGGGGGTGGAATTGGGTGACTTCTGGAGGTAAACTGAGTCCATTACAAAATGGGGGATAATGACCTCGGAAAGTGAAGATGAGACAGACATATGAATTCGTTACGGTCTCCCCAACCCTTCAGAACAGCTCGGCCTTCTTCTCGTAGCCAACAACCCCAGGAAACACGAATCTCTTCGGGCCACATTGGGTTGGGGTTGCTATATAAAATGAAGATTAGTTCACCTCTCTCCGCCACTTTGCATAATTTTGGTTTAGTTTCTATCCCCTAAGGACGAGAAAAGATATTGAGACTCATCCTGCCATCTGCGACTATGTTTGCTATTGTTCGAGTGGTTCAGCTGGGGACAGGCCAACAACTCTCGCCCGTTCAGCAGATTGCACTGACTTTTGTCGCGCTTTTGCAAAAAGATGTCACCTTCGCACCAATCACGGCAGTCCCAACCGGGCAAATTCAAAGGACATCAACCTAAGAAGCTTTAGAAACATAGTTTAGTACTGCCGGTGACATCAGGAGTGAGCTCTCGAAGTGGTTTAGGCTGCAATTAAACTTAAATTACCACGAAACATGTAGCCCTTTTCTCCAGGGTAGGTGTAGAACAAATCTACGCCAACGACTCCAGGTATAAGAAACTAATTAACGTAACCGCATCCATTATTAAACAAGCATCCACGAGAAGAGTTATTCATTTGCAAATGTTGAGACATGGCGATAGATATAGGTCAGTGCATTTCGCATTTGTTGCTACTTGATATACTCATTGGCAAATAAAACTACAGAAGACGCTTGGACCAACGCATTACAAGGAGCGTGACTAATGAGCGTATGCAATTCAGGACAACTCTAAAGTGATAGAATTCACTGTTTTAATGATGCGCCGGCTGCTGTGAGCACAGCTATGGTGCGTTGATATATTAATACGCTGGCGTGAGCACGGTCATGATGTGATGGGGAGTTGCGTGCACCAATGTGATGACACTGGAATCAAACTACAACTGATTCTTACGGTAACTGCGTTGCGTATTTGTCTTGTACTTTGTCAATTGTCAATGGgttcaaaaaaataatgccCTCTTTGCTGCCCGCCAGAACTAGTATGCAGAATTCATTTTGACCAGATCTCTGAGAGTGGCGGTTGGTGTGTGTCGTCGTCCCGAATGGCTTCACCTATTTTTAATTAGATGTTGGAGAGTCATAGCTTAAAATCGGTCGTGAATTGTCGGTGGATGCTCGGGTCAAACAAACGAGAAGTAACGATGCTCAGCAACCCGCAGGGACCCCTTCGGGCTTAGCCAATGGTACCGCTGCCGCCATACTCCGGTTTTCCAAAGAGACTCAATTTGACTCATTTGCCGGGCTAATTATTGAAGATAAGAGATATGTAGAATCGAAAATTGTGTAATTTCTACATATTGAATTTATCATAGGAAATATGAAGAATCTTTCACATACATGCACAATCACGAGTGAATGGAAAATATTCTGAATATCTCTACAGTTTATCCTAAATATCCCTTACAATTGGGAAGCTCATCTCAATAAACGAGCTGTGACTTGATCTAAAATATTCGCGACTTGATCTCAAGTATTTATTGATCAATTCAAGCTAGCCAAGAGCAGCTTGACTCAGTTTCACTCTAGCAGTGACCGATATAGAAATTACATGTAGTAAGGTTACTTGCAATGAGACTAATAGGTACATGCTTTAATTCTTTACatatagaaagaaaattatGCCACATTTAATAAATGGACATGCCATGTAATGAATTGTAATATTCCTAGTAGTGATAAATTTTTTGGCCTCCCTCAAGCATGTCAAAAAACAATCGATTCCCACATAAACGAATAAAGGACATTAGAATGTTTAAATTTAAAGTTGATCTTTAAGATCAATCATGGATGTTAACTTATTTGACAAACCAACAAAAAGGGGACAGATGTGAGTTTTGTTATTG is a window from the Rhodamnia argentea isolate NSW1041297 chromosome 8, ASM2092103v1, whole genome shotgun sequence genome containing:
- the LOC115755819 gene encoding coniferyl alcohol acyltransferase-like; the encoded protein is MGEVAGAGGEFAVKLGKKEVVAAALPMQEHWLPLSNLDLLLPPLDVGVFFCYTNPTTTASQRLGYGSLVAILKAALAQALVSYYALAGEVVQNSVGEPELLCNNRGVDFLEAFADLELCHLNLYNPDETIEGKLVPTKKQGVLAVQATELKCGGIVVSCTFDHRIADAYSANMFMVFWADTARSAAPISLRPSFRRSLLNPRRPLCVDPSLDSMYIPVSALPPPPKHKQQADEEGETTTTSRDDDRLVSRMYYVTAAKLSELQQRACSNGSKRSKLESFSAFLWKMVAESSLVANNDDNKTMSRMGIVVDGRCRLMSQGMDDKRTPMASYFGNVLSIPFGEKRVMEVVEKPLSWVAETVNEFVEKAATKEHFLGLIDWVEEHRPVPAVARIYCKPGSEEEEKEEGSTAFVVSSGQRFPVTEMDFGWGKPVLGSYHFPWGGEAGYVMPMPSPLANGDWVVYLHLFASQVAFIESHAPTVFRPLTPHYLNLL